The following are from one region of the Cloacibacterium normanense genome:
- a CDS encoding isoaspartyl peptidase/L-asparaginase family protein, with protein MKKLALLFGLFFSLFLMAQKKYVVVIHGGAGTIIREKMSPELEEEYLEKLTEALQKAYAEIKNGKTSVEAVEAAIVVMEDSPLFNAGKGAVFTHDGKNELDAAIMNGKDKKAGSIAGVHTIKNPIKAAIAVMEKSEHVMLSGNGAEQFAKLQGLEIVNPKYFWTENRWKSLQKAKELEKLKNPKAENSKPNYFIIDQKFGTVGCVALDQFGNLAAGTSTGGMTNKKYGRIGDAPIIGAGTYADENVGISATGWGEFFIRSTAARTIAAKIQYLNKDVKTAAQETIDEIEKMGGDGGLIALDKNGNIAMPFNTSGMYRGAITEDGEIEVEIYK; from the coding sequence ATGAAAAAATTAGCTTTACTTTTCGGATTGTTCTTTTCTTTATTTCTAATGGCTCAAAAAAAATACGTAGTCGTTATTCACGGAGGTGCAGGAACCATCATCAGAGAAAAGATGTCTCCCGAGTTAGAAGAAGAATATTTAGAAAAACTCACCGAAGCGCTTCAAAAAGCATATGCAGAAATTAAAAACGGTAAAACTTCTGTGGAAGCGGTAGAAGCAGCCATCGTAGTGATGGAAGATTCTCCATTGTTTAACGCTGGAAAAGGAGCCGTTTTCACGCATGATGGAAAGAATGAACTCGATGCCGCCATTATGAATGGAAAAGATAAAAAAGCAGGTTCCATCGCAGGAGTTCACACCATCAAAAATCCTATAAAAGCAGCGATTGCAGTAATGGAAAAATCAGAACACGTGATGCTTTCTGGTAACGGTGCGGAACAATTTGCTAAATTACAAGGTTTAGAAATCGTAAATCCTAAATATTTCTGGACAGAAAACCGTTGGAAATCCCTTCAAAAAGCAAAAGAATTAGAAAAATTAAAAAATCCAAAAGCAGAAAATTCAAAACCTAATTATTTCATCATTGACCAGAAATTTGGAACCGTAGGTTGTGTTGCTCTTGACCAATTCGGGAATTTGGCAGCAGGAACTTCTACTGGCGGAATGACCAACAAAAAATATGGAAGAATTGGCGATGCACCGATTATTGGTGCGGGAACTTACGCAGATGAAAATGTAGGAATTTCTGCAACAGGTTGGGGAGAATTTTTCATTCGTTCTACCGCAGCCAGAACCATCGCAGCCAAAATTCAATATTTGAATAAAGATGTGAAAACCGCAGCACAAGAAACCATAGACGAAATCGAAAAAATGGGTGGTGATGGTGGTTTAATCGCACTAGACAAAAACGGAAATATCGCTATGCCATTTAACACTTCTGGTATGTACAGAGGTGCCATTACAGAAGATGGAGAAATAGAAGTGGAGATTTATAAATAA
- a CDS encoding ABC transporter ATP-binding protein — protein sequence MLQANHVTKTYSTGKKIALQDFSIHVPKASVYGLLGPNGAGKTTFIRIINQITQADSGEVFINGEKLNPHHIKDIGYMPEERGLYKNMTVGDQILYFGALKGMKKQDALSQAKYWFDRLEIDQWWNKKLSELSKGMAQKIQFVVTVLHQPKLLILDEPFSGFDPVNANLVKDQILQLKEQGTTIILSTHRMESVEELCDSVALINKSRKILDGKVFEVREKFKQNLFKVVLSDVNAENLEKLKNQYQLVNIHDQHGLISFDLNYNEDQNLLLNDLMKAGKIRSFDEKIPSMNEVFITAVSSPQSAISSL from the coding sequence ATGCTACAAGCAAATCACGTTACCAAAACATATAGTACTGGAAAAAAAATTGCATTGCAAGATTTCAGCATTCACGTTCCTAAAGCTTCTGTTTATGGACTTCTTGGTCCAAATGGAGCCGGAAAAACCACTTTCATCAGAATTATCAACCAAATTACACAAGCAGATTCTGGCGAAGTTTTCATCAATGGAGAGAAACTAAATCCTCATCATATCAAAGATATCGGTTACATGCCGGAAGAAAGAGGTTTGTACAAAAACATGACTGTTGGAGACCAAATTCTCTATTTCGGAGCGCTCAAAGGAATGAAAAAGCAAGATGCACTATCTCAAGCGAAATATTGGTTTGACCGTTTAGAAATTGACCAATGGTGGAACAAAAAACTTTCTGAACTTTCTAAAGGAATGGCGCAGAAAATTCAGTTTGTGGTGACGGTTTTACATCAACCCAAACTATTAATTCTCGATGAGCCTTTTTCTGGATTTGACCCTGTAAATGCAAATTTAGTAAAAGACCAAATTCTTCAATTGAAAGAACAAGGAACCACCATCATTCTTTCTACTCACCGCATGGAAAGTGTAGAAGAACTTTGCGATAGTGTGGCTCTCATCAATAAATCCAGAAAAATTCTAGACGGAAAAGTCTTTGAAGTAAGAGAAAAATTCAAGCAAAATTTATTCAAAGTAGTTTTGTCTGATGTAAATGCTGAAAATTTAGAAAAGCTGAAAAACCAGTATCAATTGGTCAATATTCATGACCAACATGGTTTAATTTCATTTGACTTAAACTACAATGAAGACCAAAATCTTTTGCTCAATGATTTAATGAAAGCAGGAAAAATCAGAAGTTTTGACGAAAAAATCCCGAGCATGAATGAAGTATTTATTACAGCAGTAAGCTCTCCGCAATCAGCAATCAGCAGTTTATAA
- a CDS encoding ABC transporter permease — protein sequence MKNIFIITKREFLTQVKKKSFIILTLLAPILLIGFGALVAFMLKANETEYTFNVIDKSGVFQQNMKTPKDVKFIYLPESTEQALTSTLPEMVDNVDGLLIIPKLQDQNFENLQKQTQLLVNKNIGFDVKQNIAFSMSEVIKKEKIKNLGLTEAQIENIDKNFEINTKNVVDNNKQDSTLAFGVKSGLSMGLMYVTFMFIIIYGVRVMRSVLEEKNNRVVEIIISSVKPFELMMGKILGVTLVALTQFAIWITMTILGAIFFNQGFSKISGNLPQQEEIPLDKLDIQSVFAEISHSLLDMNFGIIIFVFIVFFLLGYIFYSSMYAAIGSAVDNETETQQFTMIGILPLMLGMYGSFGLINNPEGPMAFWLSIIPLTSPVAMIARIPFGVPVWQIALSIFLLVISTLGMVYLAAKIYRVGILMYGNKATFKELWKWIRTS from the coding sequence ATGAAAAATATCTTCATCATAACCAAAAGAGAATTTTTAACACAGGTTAAAAAGAAATCTTTTATCATTCTCACGCTTTTAGCCCCAATTCTATTGATAGGTTTTGGTGCTTTAGTTGCTTTTATGCTGAAAGCGAATGAAACCGAATATACTTTTAATGTCATCGATAAAAGTGGTGTGTTTCAACAAAACATGAAAACGCCAAAAGATGTGAAGTTTATTTATCTGCCAGAATCTACAGAACAAGCTTTGACAAGTACGCTTCCAGAAATGGTAGACAATGTAGATGGACTGCTCATTATTCCCAAATTGCAAGACCAAAATTTTGAAAATTTACAAAAACAAACCCAACTTCTGGTCAATAAAAACATCGGTTTTGATGTGAAGCAAAACATCGCTTTTTCGATGTCTGAAGTCATTAAGAAAGAAAAAATCAAAAATCTAGGACTTACAGAAGCTCAAATCGAAAATATTGATAAAAACTTCGAAATCAACACCAAAAATGTGGTGGACAATAACAAACAAGATAGCACACTTGCTTTTGGGGTAAAATCTGGTTTGAGTATGGGATTAATGTATGTGACTTTTATGTTCATCATTATTTACGGAGTTCGTGTAATGCGCAGTGTTTTAGAGGAAAAAAACAACAGAGTGGTAGAAATCATCATCTCTTCTGTAAAACCTTTTGAACTGATGATGGGCAAAATTCTAGGGGTTACATTGGTCGCATTAACCCAATTTGCGATTTGGATTACCATGACCATTTTGGGCGCTATTTTCTTTAACCAAGGTTTTTCTAAAATTTCTGGAAATCTTCCTCAGCAAGAAGAAATTCCGTTGGATAAATTAGATATTCAAAGCGTTTTCGCAGAAATTTCTCATTCTCTGTTAGACATGAATTTCGGAATTATCATTTTTGTATTCATCGTTTTCTTTTTGTTGGGCTACATTTTTTACAGTTCTATGTATGCAGCGATAGGTTCTGCCGTAGACAATGAAACCGAAACCCAACAATTTACCATGATTGGCATTTTACCATTGATGCTGGGAATGTACGGAAGTTTTGGGCTAATCAATAATCCAGAAGGACCGATGGCGTTTTGGTTATCAATTATTCCGCTTACTTCACCAGTGGCGATGATTGCGAGAATTCCTTTTGGCGTTCCTGTTTGGCAAATTGCACTTTCTATTTTCTTATTGGTGATTTCTACGCTAGGAATGGTGTATTTGGCTGCCAAAATATACAGAGTAGGAATTTTAATGTACGGCAACAAAGCGACTTTTAAAGAACTTTGGAAATGGATTAGAACAAGCTAA
- a CDS encoding HNH endonuclease, translated as MKTYLFIWNPKNFYWESLEQDIKDVNLREKSSQRWSCGNTKSIKPGDRIFLLKLGTQPKGIIGSGYATTEPFIEEHWNDNKKSALYIDIDFEILLNPNKEKILSLEILQNSNNLSKQNWTPQSSGISIRNEIVDELETLWFNFLTSENKNNNPFIPSENEIQRTYTEGSPNQIIVTKYERNPHARKVCILHHGLSCIVCGFNFEKTYGQIGKDYIHVHHLNQISNIGEKHEINPLEDLVPVCPNCHSIIHKRKIPITIEEMKEIIKNRI; from the coding sequence ATGAAAACTTATTTATTCATTTGGAATCCCAAAAATTTTTATTGGGAATCCCTTGAACAAGATATTAAAGATGTTAATTTAAGAGAAAAAAGTTCTCAAAGATGGAGTTGTGGAAATACAAAATCAATTAAACCTGGTGATAGAATTTTTTTATTAAAACTTGGCACACAACCTAAAGGAATCATTGGATCGGGTTATGCAACAACTGAACCTTTTATAGAAGAGCATTGGAACGATAATAAAAAAAGTGCTTTATATATTGATATTGATTTTGAAATTTTGCTCAACCCAAATAAAGAAAAAATTTTAAGCCTAGAAATTTTACAAAACTCAAATAATTTATCAAAACAAAATTGGACACCTCAATCTTCTGGTATATCAATTAGAAATGAAATCGTTGATGAACTTGAAACTTTATGGTTTAATTTTCTAACAAGTGAAAATAAAAATAACAATCCTTTTATTCCATCAGAAAATGAAATTCAAAGAACATACACAGAAGGAAGTCCAAACCAAATTATTGTTACTAAATACGAAAGAAATCCTCATGCAAGAAAAGTTTGTATTTTACATCATGGGCTTTCTTGTATTGTTTGCGGTTTTAATTTTGAAAAAACTTATGGACAAATTGGAAAAGATTATATTCATGTTCATCATCTCAATCAAATATCAAATATTGGCGAAAAACATGAAATAAATCCATTAGAAGACTTAGTCCCAGTTTGTCCAAATTGTCATTCAATTATTCATAAGAGAAAAATTCCAATAACAATTGAAGAAATGAAAGAAATTATAAAAAATAGAATTTAA
- a CDS encoding DUF1304 domain-containing protein: MQILSTILVALVALEHLYILYMEMFAWETLGKKTFKGSLPNELFKPTKKLAANQGLYNGFLASGLIWSFFIENPEWQKNIQLFFLGCVIVAGIYGALSASRKIFFVQALPAILALIFVLLR; this comes from the coding sequence ATGCAAATTCTCTCTACCATTTTAGTCGCATTAGTAGCCCTAGAACATCTTTACATTTTATATATGGAGATGTTTGCTTGGGAAACTTTGGGCAAGAAAACTTTCAAAGGTTCTTTGCCAAATGAACTCTTTAAACCTACCAAAAAATTAGCCGCCAATCAAGGTTTGTATAATGGATTTTTGGCATCAGGTTTAATTTGGAGCTTTTTTATAGAAAATCCGGAATGGCAAAAGAATATTCAACTGTTCTTTTTGGGATGCGTCATTGTGGCGGGAATTTATGGTGCACTTTCTGCTTCTAGAAAAATATTTTTTGTACAAGCATTACCAGCGATTTTAGCTTTGATTTTTGTACTTTTAAGATAA
- a CDS encoding outer membrane beta-barrel protein, with the protein MKTNVNTWLQKLLIISVGFIFTPIFSQVDFSSTRFGLIAGPTYSRIQNAHNPSSSRISFYGGALAIIPIGGDDMFYLQPQVEYLSAGEKGDGETVYANNYLSVPVYFKAYFSEAESEFFGQLGPRFGFLLSQKVENPSRSIYNVEEFGKAAAFDLAISAGLGFSYKRKLEIVGRFDFGVSNNLPDLMGKEPQDGATNSTKRQHVLSAGITYIFD; encoded by the coding sequence ATGAAAACAAATGTTAACACTTGGCTTCAGAAATTATTGATCATTTCTGTGGGCTTCATTTTTACCCCTATTTTTTCGCAAGTAGATTTTTCTTCTACCAGATTTGGTCTCATTGCAGGACCTACGTATTCAAGAATTCAAAATGCACACAACCCTTCTTCTTCTAGAATTTCGTTTTACGGAGGAGCATTGGCAATCATTCCAATTGGGGGAGATGATATGTTTTATTTGCAGCCACAAGTAGAATATTTAAGTGCAGGTGAAAAAGGGGACGGAGAAACCGTTTACGCGAATAATTATCTGAGTGTTCCTGTTTATTTTAAAGCTTATTTTTCTGAGGCAGAATCAGAATTTTTTGGCCAATTAGGACCTAGATTCGGTTTTTTACTCAGTCAAAAAGTGGAAAATCCTTCCAGAAGTATCTATAATGTAGAAGAATTTGGTAAAGCAGCAGCTTTTGATTTAGCCATTTCTGCAGGTTTAGGATTTAGCTACAAAAGAAAATTAGAAATTGTAGGAAGATTTGATTTTGGAGTAAGCAATAATTTACCAGATTTAATGGGAAAAGAACCACAAGATGGCGCTACCAATTCTACCAAAAGACAACACGTTTTAAGCGCAGGAATTACCTATATTTTTGATTAA
- the sucD gene encoding succinate--CoA ligase subunit alpha, producing MSVLVNKDSKVIVQGFTGNEGTFHATQMIEYGTNVVGGVTPGKGGTEHLGKPVFNTVADAVAKAGANVSIIFVPPAFAADAVMEAAEAGIKVIVCITEGIPVADMVKVKEYIKDKGARLIGPNCPGIITSDEAKIGIMPGFVFKKGRVGIVSKSGTLTYEAADQVVRAGFGVSTAIGIGGDPIIGTTTKEALELFINDPETDAVVMIGEIGGSLEAEAARWYRDSGSKKPVVGFIAGQTAPKGRTMGHAGAIVGGAEDTAQAKMQIMEECGINVVASPADIGKTIAKVLG from the coding sequence ATGTCAGTATTAGTAAATAAAGATTCAAAGGTAATCGTACAAGGATTTACAGGAAACGAAGGAACTTTCCACGCAACTCAAATGATTGAATACGGAACCAACGTAGTAGGTGGTGTAACTCCAGGAAAAGGAGGAACTGAACATCTTGGCAAGCCAGTTTTCAACACTGTTGCAGACGCAGTTGCTAAAGCAGGAGCTAATGTTTCTATTATTTTTGTACCACCTGCATTTGCTGCAGATGCTGTAATGGAAGCTGCAGAAGCTGGAATTAAAGTAATTGTTTGTATTACAGAAGGAATTCCGGTAGCTGATATGGTAAAAGTAAAAGAATATATTAAAGATAAAGGTGCTAGATTAATCGGTCCTAACTGCCCAGGAATTATCACTTCAGACGAAGCTAAAATCGGTATTATGCCAGGTTTTGTTTTCAAAAAAGGTAGAGTAGGTATTGTTTCTAAATCAGGTACTTTAACTTACGAAGCTGCAGACCAAGTGGTAAGAGCTGGTTTCGGTGTTTCTACAGCAATTGGTATTGGTGGTGACCCAATCATCGGAACAACTACCAAAGAAGCTTTAGAATTATTTATCAACGACCCAGAAACTGATGCTGTAGTGATGATTGGTGAAATTGGTGGTTCTCTAGAAGCTGAAGCAGCAAGATGGTACAGAGATTCTGGTTCTAAAAAACCAGTAGTAGGTTTCATCGCTGGTCAAACTGCTCCTAAAGGTAGAACTATGGGACACGCTGGTGCAATTGTAGGTGGTGCTGAAGATACGGCTCAAGCAAAAATGCAAATCATGGAAGAATGCGGAATCAACGTAGTAGCTTCTCCAGCTGATATCGGTAAAACTATTGCTAAAGTATTAGGATAA
- a CDS encoding UDP-3-O-(3-hydroxymyristoyl)glucosamine N-acyltransferase, giving the protein MTFKSPQTLKTIAELIGAKYVGDENFQIFGTNEIHRVKKGEIVFVNHPKYYDKALHSEATIILIDKEVACPEGKALLVSDDPFRDFNKINDHFTGIQTFETTGNNVSIGENCKIHPSVIIGNDVKIGDNCMIFPNVVIGDRTVIGNNCIIQAGTVLGGDAFYYNKNAEGYRKMLSVGNVILEDEVEIGVNCCIDRGVTDSTIIKKGSKLDNLIQIGHDTVLGERTLVASGAMIAGCCIIEDDVQVWGQVGMASGKRVGKGAVLLGKTGVNRDLEGGKTYFGSLAEEFREYLKKEVKLKNL; this is encoded by the coding sequence ATGACTTTCAAATCTCCACAAACCCTTAAAACCATTGCCGAACTCATCGGTGCGAAATATGTAGGCGACGAAAATTTTCAAATTTTTGGAACCAATGAAATTCATCGCGTAAAAAAAGGAGAAATAGTCTTTGTCAATCATCCTAAATATTATGACAAAGCGCTTCATTCCGAAGCGACCATTATTTTGATAGACAAAGAAGTAGCTTGTCCAGAAGGAAAAGCACTTTTGGTTTCTGATGATCCTTTCAGAGACTTTAATAAAATCAACGACCATTTTACAGGTATTCAGACTTTTGAAACCACGGGAAACAATGTTTCTATTGGCGAAAATTGTAAAATTCACCCTTCTGTAATCATCGGAAATGATGTGAAAATAGGGGATAATTGTATGATTTTCCCGAATGTAGTTATAGGTGACAGAACAGTCATTGGCAATAATTGTATCATTCAGGCAGGAACCGTTTTAGGAGGTGATGCGTTCTATTACAACAAAAATGCCGAAGGTTACAGAAAAATGCTTTCCGTAGGAAATGTGATTTTAGAAGATGAGGTAGAAATCGGGGTAAACTGTTGTATAGACCGTGGTGTTACAGATTCTACGATTATCAAAAAAGGCTCAAAACTTGATAATTTAATCCAAATAGGTCACGATACTGTACTTGGCGAAAGAACTTTAGTAGCTTCTGGAGCAATGATTGCAGGCTGTTGTATCATAGAAGATGATGTACAAGTTTGGGGACAAGTTGGTATGGCTTCTGGCAAAAGAGTAGGAAAAGGAGCGGTACTTTTAGGTAAAACTGGAGTGAACAGAGACTTAGAAGGAGGCAAAACTTATTTCGGTAGCTTAGCTGAAGAATTTAGAGAGTATCTAAAAAAAGAAGTCAAATTAAAAAATTTATAG
- the efp gene encoding elongation factor P — MATSNDIKKGLCIEFSNDIYKVIEFLHVKPGKGPAFVRTKLKSVTNGKVIDNTFSAGHKIDEVKVITRKFQYLYDDENGFHFMNNEDFSQMYLNKEMIENAQFMKAGEEVTIIMKEADETPLSAEIPPTVYLEVIEADPGVKGNTATNALKNAIVETGARVLVPLFIEAGDKIKVNTEDGSYLERVK, encoded by the coding sequence ATGGCAACAAGTAATGATATTAAAAAAGGTCTTTGTATAGAATTCAGCAATGACATTTATAAAGTAATCGAATTTTTACACGTAAAACCAGGAAAAGGTCCTGCTTTCGTAAGAACTAAACTTAAATCTGTAACCAATGGAAAAGTAATTGATAATACTTTTTCTGCAGGTCATAAAATAGACGAAGTAAAAGTAATTACTCGTAAATTTCAATATTTATATGATGATGAGAATGGTTTCCATTTCATGAATAATGAAGATTTCTCTCAAATGTATTTGAACAAAGAAATGATTGAAAACGCTCAATTCATGAAAGCTGGTGAAGAAGTAACCATCATTATGAAAGAAGCAGATGAAACTCCACTTTCTGCTGAAATTCCACCAACTGTTTACCTAGAAGTAATAGAAGCAGATCCAGGTGTAAAAGGAAACACTGCAACGAATGCACTTAAAAACGCCATCGTAGAAACGGGCGCTAGAGTTTTGGTTCCACTTTTCATTGAAGCTGGTGACAAAATTAAAGTAAACACAGAAGACGGTTCTTACCTAGAAAGAGTAAAATAA
- the lpxA gene encoding acyl-ACP--UDP-N-acetylglucosamine O-acyltransferase — protein MIHQLAAVDRRAKIGKDVTIEPFTTIAADVEIGEGTWIGPNVTIMDGARIGKNCRIFPGTVISAIPQDLKFDGEQTLTIIGDNTTIRECVTVNRGTKALGYTKVGNDCLIMATSHIAHDCVLGNHVIIVNGCGIAGHVEIGDFTVMGGLSAVHQFGKIGKHVMISGGTLVRKDIPPYVKVAREPMSYAGINSVGLRRRGFSNDRIFEIQKIYKYLFQSKMNVSQATRFIENEMPPTEERDEILEFIKNSPRGIVKGYGTGKE, from the coding sequence ATGATTCATCAATTAGCCGCTGTAGACAGACGTGCCAAAATTGGCAAAGATGTTACCATAGAACCTTTTACCACCATTGCTGCAGACGTAGAAATAGGAGAAGGAACTTGGATTGGTCCCAATGTTACCATTATGGATGGTGCAAGAATTGGTAAAAACTGTAGAATTTTTCCCGGAACGGTAATTTCTGCAATTCCACAAGATTTGAAATTTGATGGTGAACAAACATTGACCATTATTGGAGACAATACTACCATCAGAGAATGTGTAACCGTTAACAGAGGAACCAAAGCATTAGGCTATACCAAAGTAGGGAATGATTGCCTTATTATGGCTACTTCTCACATCGCTCACGACTGTGTTCTAGGAAATCATGTCATCATTGTAAACGGTTGCGGAATAGCAGGACACGTAGAAATAGGAGATTTCACTGTAATGGGAGGTCTTTCTGCGGTGCACCAGTTTGGTAAAATCGGCAAACATGTGATGATTTCTGGAGGAACACTCGTAAGAAAAGATATTCCACCTTATGTAAAAGTAGCGAGAGAACCTATGTCTTATGCAGGAATTAATTCTGTGGGATTAAGAAGAAGAGGTTTCAGTAATGATAGAATTTTTGAAATTCAAAAAATCTACAAATATCTTTTTCAATCTAAAATGAATGTTTCTCAAGCAACAAGATTCATCGAAAACGAAATGCCACCTACGGAAGAAAGAGATGAGATTTTAGAATTTATCAAAAATTCACCTCGTGGAATTGTAAAAGGATACGGAACAGGAAAAGAATAA
- a CDS encoding bifunctional UDP-3-O-[3-hydroxymyristoyl] N-acetylglucosamine deacetylase/3-hydroxyacyl-ACP dehydratase, which translates to MSEKQKTLGKEVSLSGIGLHTGRQVNLTMKPAKENTGFVFVRTDLEGNPQVEADVNYVTTTERGTTLEKLGVKIHTCEHLLAALVGMDIDNAILEMNSAEAPIMDGSSKFFVEAIEEAGVVEQDQNREYLVIKEVMNYVDPNTGSEITIIPSENYEITTMVDFGTKILGTQNASLKNITDFKDEISSARTFSFLHELEMLLDSGLIKGGDISNAIVYVDKELTPETAEKLKKAFGKEEVTIRPNGVLDNLTLNYPNEAARHKLLDVIGDLALTGVKIKGKVIATKPGHFVNTQFAKKLNRQWKLQKKKNVPDFDLKAEPVFDINGIMRLLPHRPPFLLIDKILELSESHVVGLKNVSMNEPFFVGHFPKEPVMPGVLQIEAMAQAGGILVLANVPDPENYSTYFVKIDKVKFKKKVIPGDTLIFKIELIEPIRRGIVHMQGYGYVGDSVVVEAELMAQVAKTKLDS; encoded by the coding sequence ATGAGTGAAAAACAGAAGACTTTAGGTAAAGAAGTATCACTTTCTGGGATTGGACTTCACACAGGAAGACAAGTAAACCTTACCATGAAACCTGCTAAAGAAAATACAGGTTTTGTATTTGTAAGAACAGACTTAGAAGGTAATCCTCAAGTAGAAGCAGATGTAAATTATGTAACGACTACAGAAAGAGGGACTACGTTAGAAAAATTAGGAGTTAAAATCCATACTTGTGAGCATTTATTGGCTGCTTTAGTAGGAATGGATATTGATAATGCTATCTTAGAAATGAACAGTGCAGAAGCACCAATTATGGATGGTTCTTCTAAATTTTTCGTAGAAGCAATAGAAGAAGCTGGAGTGGTAGAACAAGACCAAAACAGAGAATATTTAGTCATCAAAGAAGTGATGAACTATGTAGACCCTAATACAGGCTCAGAAATTACCATTATTCCTTCTGAAAACTACGAAATTACTACAATGGTAGATTTCGGGACTAAAATATTAGGAACTCAGAATGCTTCTCTTAAAAATATTACAGATTTTAAAGATGAAATTTCTTCAGCGAGAACTTTCAGTTTCTTGCACGAACTAGAAATGCTTTTAGACAGTGGTCTTATTAAAGGAGGCGATATTTCTAACGCTATTGTTTATGTAGACAAAGAATTAACTCCTGAAACCGCTGAAAAACTCAAAAAAGCTTTCGGTAAAGAAGAAGTTACCATCAGACCAAATGGTGTTTTAGATAATCTTACCCTTAATTATCCTAATGAAGCCGCGCGTCATAAATTGCTAGATGTAATCGGCGATTTAGCATTAACAGGTGTAAAAATTAAAGGAAAAGTAATTGCTACTAAACCTGGACATTTCGTGAATACACAATTTGCGAAAAAACTAAACAGACAGTGGAAATTACAAAAAAAGAAAAACGTGCCAGATTTTGATTTAAAAGCAGAACCTGTTTTTGATATTAACGGGATTATGCGTCTTTTACCACATAGACCACCATTTTTATTGATTGATAAGATTTTAGAATTGTCAGAATCTCATGTGGTAGGTCTTAAAAATGTTTCGATGAATGAACCTTTCTTTGTAGGTCATTTCCCTAAAGAACCAGTGATGCCTGGTGTTTTACAAATCGAAGCGATGGCTCAAGCTGGAGGTATTTTAGTCTTGGCAAATGTTCCAGACCCAGAAAATTATTCCACTTATTTTGTAAAAATAGATAAGGTAAAGTTCAAGAAAAAAGTAATTCCTGGAGATACCCTTATTTTTAAAATAGAACTAATAGAACCTATAAGAAGAGGCATTGTTCATATGCAAGGTTACGGTTACGTAGGAGATAGCGTAGTAGTAGAAGCAGAATTGATGGCTCAAGTTGCTAAAACCAAATTAGACTCATGA